One Lactobacillus sp. CBA3606 DNA segment encodes these proteins:
- a CDS encoding SprT family protein, protein MTDSQLQQLVEQISVHEFHRAFRHRAFFNARLRSTGGRYQLASHNIDINPKMLTDFDEATLIGVIKHELCHYHLHLTQQGYQHRDQSFKQLLAQVHGSRYAPKPKQTTTLAYRYTYRCQRCGQVYHRKRRLNLNRYACGRCQGPIKLV, encoded by the coding sequence ATGACTGACTCGCAACTCCAACAGTTAGTTGAACAGATTTCAGTCCATGAGTTTCACCGGGCTTTTCGCCATCGCGCTTTTTTTAATGCACGGTTACGATCCACCGGTGGTCGTTATCAATTGGCCAGTCATAACATTGATATTAATCCAAAAATGTTAACGGATTTTGATGAAGCAACATTGATTGGTGTGATTAAACATGAGCTGTGTCATTATCATTTGCATCTGACACAGCAAGGCTATCAACATCGCGACCAAAGTTTTAAACAACTATTAGCCCAAGTGCATGGATCACGGTATGCCCCTAAGCCCAAGCAAACGACGACCTTGGCGTATCGATATACGTATCGGTGCCAACGTTGTGGACAAGTCTATCACCGGAAACGGCGACTGAATCTGAACCGCTATGCTTGTGGTCGTTGTCAGGGACCGATTAAGTTAGTGTGA
- a CDS encoding homoserine dehydrogenase, producing METIKIGIVGLGTVGTGVVKMLQAHQAKISEITGRKLELACVVVHNLNNHQQAELGAVRLTDQIETLIDDPEIQIMVEVMGSIHPAKEYITRALQAGKHVVTANKDLIAQYGRELVQIARENHRDLFYEASVAGGIPILRTIDNSFAADKIQRVMGIVNGTTNYIMTQMLTKNWSYQQALASAQTLGFAEKDPTNDVEGLDAAYKMIILTQFAFGMSLSLSQVKVQGITKISPEDIAEAHQLGYTIKLLGIAEELDDRIAVSVGPVLVSDQHPLATVQNENNAVMVTGMAVGDTMFYGPGAGELPTANSVLSDITTVTKNIALNTTGNTFNSYRQETNLAAPVDVVYPHFIALKMRDLPGMMMRLTEIMTRAQVSFSQIIQNQLGDGNARVVIITHAMNDQQLAAITTAIGEQANMQLLARYKVLKNE from the coding sequence ATGGAAACAATCAAAATTGGGATTGTCGGTCTAGGAACGGTTGGGACTGGCGTGGTCAAAATGTTACAAGCGCATCAAGCGAAGATTTCAGAAATTACTGGTCGTAAGCTCGAATTAGCTTGTGTTGTCGTGCATAACTTGAATAATCATCAACAGGCTGAACTTGGTGCCGTCCGCTTGACCGATCAGATTGAGACCTTGATTGATGATCCCGAGATTCAAATTATGGTTGAGGTCATGGGATCAATCCACCCAGCCAAAGAATATATCACCCGGGCACTACAAGCAGGCAAACATGTGGTTACTGCTAATAAGGATTTGATTGCGCAGTACGGACGTGAATTGGTCCAAATTGCACGTGAAAATCATCGTGACCTTTTCTATGAAGCGAGTGTTGCCGGTGGAATTCCGATTTTACGGACGATTGATAATAGCTTTGCAGCGGATAAGATTCAGCGCGTGATGGGGATTGTTAATGGGACGACCAATTACATCATGACGCAAATGTTAACTAAAAACTGGTCATATCAACAAGCCTTAGCGAGTGCACAGACGTTGGGATTTGCTGAAAAAGATCCAACGAATGACGTTGAAGGCTTGGATGCGGCATATAAAATGATTATTTTGACACAATTTGCTTTTGGAATGAGTTTATCGTTGTCCCAAGTTAAAGTGCAGGGCATTACTAAAATCAGTCCGGAGGATATTGCTGAAGCACATCAACTAGGCTATACCATCAAGTTATTAGGGATTGCTGAAGAGTTGGATGATCGGATTGCGGTATCGGTCGGACCCGTACTGGTCTCAGATCAACATCCATTAGCGACGGTGCAAAATGAAAATAATGCCGTTATGGTGACTGGGATGGCCGTGGGAGATACGATGTTTTATGGTCCTGGTGCCGGCGAATTACCGACGGCTAACAGTGTTTTGAGCGATATTACGACGGTTACTAAAAATATTGCCTTGAATACGACTGGGAATACGTTTAATTCTTATCGGCAAGAGACGAATTTAGCGGCCCCAGTTGACGTTGTTTACCCACACTTTATTGCGCTAAAAATGCGTGATTTACCTGGGATGATGATGCGGTTGACTGAAATTATGACCCGCGCCCAAGTTTCCTTTAGTCAGATCATTCAAAATCAATTAGGGGATGGCAATGCGCGGGTGGTGATTATTACGCATGCTATGAATGATCAACAATTAGCAGCTATTACCACGGCAATCGGCGAACAAGCCAACATGCAATTGTTAGCCCGTTACAAAGTTTTGAAAAATGAGTAG
- the thrB gene encoding homoserine kinase — translation MLTISVPATSANLGPGFDSIGLALDLQLTLTVVGPSTTWQVSHPFGAAVPTDATNLIVKTALTLAPDLPPQHLEVQSAIPLARGLGSSSTAIVAGLALANALMPEPVATTDLLQLATQLEGHPDNVAPAILGGLVVATAVQQRVQAVQLPTPTWFASVYVPNEPLLTVASRAALPSDLAYTQAITGSSVANTLVAALATKNWSLALQLLEADKFHEQYRAQLVPALAIVRQTAHALGLVGTYLSGAGPTIVTLGQRADLVRLQQQLQQNVALTGQYYLLPIDATGVKINKS, via the coding sequence ATGTTAACAATTTCAGTACCAGCGACTTCCGCCAATCTTGGTCCAGGATTTGATTCGATTGGCTTGGCTTTGGATTTACAGTTAACGTTAACCGTTGTGGGGCCGAGTACAACGTGGCAGGTTAGTCATCCATTTGGAGCTGCTGTCCCAACGGATGCGACGAATTTAATCGTTAAAACGGCGCTAACTTTAGCACCAGATTTACCGCCACAACACCTGGAAGTTCAATCGGCGATACCTTTAGCCCGCGGGTTGGGAAGTAGCTCGACAGCGATTGTGGCTGGCTTGGCTTTAGCTAACGCCTTAATGCCTGAGCCAGTCGCTACAACTGATCTATTACAGCTGGCGACGCAGTTAGAAGGGCATCCGGATAATGTAGCGCCGGCAATTCTTGGTGGCTTGGTGGTGGCAACTGCAGTGCAGCAGCGAGTTCAAGCGGTACAATTGCCAACACCAACTTGGTTTGCCAGTGTGTATGTGCCTAATGAACCCTTGTTGACAGTGGCAAGTCGGGCTGCGCTACCCTCGGACTTAGCATATACACAAGCAATTACGGGGAGTAGCGTTGCGAATACTTTGGTTGCCGCTTTAGCCACGAAAAATTGGTCATTAGCATTACAATTATTAGAAGCAGATAAATTCCATGAACAGTACCGAGCACAGTTAGTGCCAGCATTAGCCATTGTCCGGCAAACGGCCCATGCGTTAGGGCTGGTTGGCACATACCTGAGTGGGGCTGGTCCAACGATTGTGACCCTGGGCCAGCGCGCCGACTTGGTAAGGTTGCAACAACAGTTACAACAAAACGTGGCGTTAACTGGACAGTATTACTTGTTACCTATTGATGCAACCGGGGTTAAAATCAATAAATCTTAA
- a CDS encoding MarR family winged helix-turn-helix transcriptional regulator → MDIIKLGKFIGAIHRRFQTATNHELTLPGINASNANFLLFISEHERITAKQITSELAINKGLVSREMTHLERDGYIARVPNHSDHRATWVSITPKGLAACETIRQIKQSLWDEVLADMPAADVENFFNQLASISERTKKFDSR, encoded by the coding sequence TTGGACATTATCAAACTCGGAAAATTCATTGGCGCAATCCACCGTCGCTTTCAGACAGCCACAAATCATGAACTAACGCTCCCTGGAATCAACGCTAGCAATGCCAATTTTCTCCTCTTCATTAGTGAACATGAGCGTATTACCGCCAAACAAATCACAAGTGAACTAGCCATTAATAAAGGCTTGGTCAGTCGAGAAATGACCCATCTTGAGCGGGACGGCTATATCGCTAGAGTCCCCAACCATAGCGATCACCGCGCCACCTGGGTCAGCATTACTCCCAAAGGACTAGCTGCCTGTGAAACCATCCGGCAAATCAAACAGTCGCTCTGGGACGAAGTACTCGCAGATATGCCCGCTGCCGACGTCGAAAATTTTTTCAACCAATTAGCGTCCATAAGCGAACGAACAAAGAAATTTGATTCTAGGTAA
- a CDS encoding aldo/keto reductase: MIVKKQPAIALGTWAWGVGVNGGSQVFGDYLTATDLKPVVDQAMAAGFNLWDTAYAYGAGASETLLGELLKPYSRSDYLLSTKFTPQLAGTGDHEMAKMLAGSLKRLHTDHIDLYWIHNPADVEKWTPELIPLVKSGQIRQVGVSNHNLAQIKRASEILGAAGIPISAVQNHFSLLYRSSETAGIIDYCRKHQMTFYAYMVLEQGVLTGQYNVEHPLPAGSLRAKTYNAVLPQLTQLVMALNEIGEKQGATAADVATAYAIAKGTMPIIGVTKAKYIASEEKAVTVNLTATDMMHLENLAQTTNVDTKGAWEAPMI, encoded by the coding sequence ATGATAGTCAAAAAGCAACCAGCAATTGCGTTGGGGACTTGGGCGTGGGGTGTTGGAGTTAATGGGGGTAGTCAAGTGTTCGGTGACTATCTAACCGCGACTGATTTGAAGCCGGTTGTCGATCAAGCGATGGCAGCTGGATTTAATCTCTGGGACACCGCCTATGCCTATGGCGCTGGTGCGTCCGAAACTTTGTTGGGGGAGTTACTGAAGCCTTATTCACGAAGCGATTATCTTTTGTCAACTAAATTCACGCCACAACTGGCCGGAACTGGTGACCATGAGATGGCGAAGATGTTAGCGGGCAGTCTCAAACGGTTACATACGGATCATATTGATTTGTATTGGATTCATAATCCTGCCGACGTTGAGAAGTGGACACCAGAATTAATACCATTAGTCAAAAGTGGTCAAATTAGGCAGGTTGGTGTTTCCAATCATAACTTAGCCCAAATTAAGCGAGCCAGTGAAATTCTTGGTGCGGCTGGTATTCCAATCTCGGCGGTTCAAAACCATTTTAGTTTGTTATACCGATCATCGGAAACTGCTGGGATTATTGATTATTGTCGTAAACATCAGATGACGTTCTACGCTTATATGGTCTTAGAACAAGGCGTGCTGACTGGACAATATAATGTTGAGCATCCGCTGCCAGCTGGTAGTTTACGGGCAAAGACTTATAATGCGGTCTTACCACAATTGACGCAGTTGGTAATGGCTTTAAATGAGATTGGCGAAAAGCAAGGCGCGACGGCAGCTGATGTGGCGACGGCCTATGCCATTGCCAAAGGTACAATGCCGATTATTGGTGTCACTAAAGCCAAGTACATTGCCAGTGAAGAAAAGGCAGTCACCGTTAATTTGACGGCAACCGATATGATGCATTTAGAAAACTTGGCTCAAACAACCAATGTTGATACTAAAGGGGCTTGGGAAGCCCCAATGATTTAA
- a CDS encoding mannose/fructose/sorbose PTS transporter subunit IIA, whose translation MVSIIIASHGEFAKGIYQSGSMIFGEQENVQPVTLMPSEGPDDIKAKLEKAIASFDDQDQVLFLVDLWGGTPFNQVNGLFEEHKDKWAIVAGLNLPMLIEAYASRLSMDSAHEIATHIIETAKDGVKVRPEALAPKETKAAAPVANAGGRPGKFDYVLARIDSRLLHGQVATAWSKTVNPTRIIVVSDNVAKDNLRTQMIIQAAPNGVKAHVVPIDQMIKLAKDDKHFGGQKALLLFETPQDALKAIKGGVPLDTLNIGSMAHSVGKVQPNKVLAFNQDDIDTYHELEKMGIKMDVRKVPTDGQDNLDRIMDKAEKLLKEQANS comes from the coding sequence ATGGTAAGCATTATCATTGCTAGTCATGGCGAATTTGCCAAAGGCATTTATCAATCTGGTTCAATGATTTTCGGCGAACAAGAAAACGTTCAACCCGTTACGTTGATGCCTAGCGAGGGCCCTGATGATATTAAGGCTAAGTTGGAAAAAGCAATTGCTTCTTTCGATGATCAAGATCAAGTCTTATTCTTAGTCGATCTTTGGGGTGGCACACCTTTCAATCAAGTCAATGGCTTGTTTGAAGAACATAAGGACAAATGGGCGATTGTTGCTGGTTTGAACTTGCCAATGTTAATTGAAGCCTATGCATCACGGCTTTCAATGGACTCAGCTCATGAAATTGCAACTCATATCATTGAGACTGCAAAGGATGGGGTTAAGGTTCGACCAGAAGCATTGGCACCTAAGGAAACTAAGGCGGCAGCACCAGTAGCTAATGCCGGTGGTCGTCCTGGTAAGTTCGATTACGTGCTTGCTCGGATTGATTCACGATTACTACATGGTCAAGTTGCAACGGCCTGGAGTAAAACAGTTAACCCAACACGGATTATCGTTGTTTCTGATAACGTTGCCAAAGACAACTTGCGGACTCAAATGATTATCCAAGCAGCGCCAAATGGGGTTAAAGCTCACGTGGTTCCAATTGATCAAATGATTAAGTTGGCTAAAGATGACAAACACTTCGGTGGTCAAAAAGCCTTACTATTATTTGAAACACCTCAAGATGCTTTGAAAGCAATCAAGGGTGGCGTACCGTTGGATACCTTAAACATTGGTTCCATGGCACATTCAGTTGGTAAAGTTCAACCTAATAAGGTTTTAGCTTTTAACCAAGACGATATCGATACTTACCATGAATTGGAAAAGATGGGCATCAAGATGGATGTTCGTAAGGTTCCAACTGATGGCCAAGATAACTTGGATCGTATCATGGATAAAGCTGAAAAACTATTGAAAGAACAAGCAAATAGTTAG
- a CDS encoding PTS mannose/fructose/sorbose transporter subunit IIC — MNLNAIQMILVVLVAFLAGMEGILDEFHFHQPVVACALIGLVTGQLVPCIILGGSLQMIALGWSNVGAAVAPDAALASIASAIILVLGGQGRAGVSSAIAIAVPLAVAGLLLTILARTLATLIVHVMDRAAEEGSFAKIDMWQMIAIAMQGLRIAIPAALILAVGAGPVKSMLNAMPAWLTDGLSIGGGMVVAVGYAMVINMMATREVWPFFVLGFILAAISELTLIALGGIGVAMALIYLNLSKMGGSGNGGGSGTGDPVGDIIDKY; from the coding sequence ATGAATTTGAACGCGATTCAAATGATTTTAGTCGTGTTAGTCGCATTTTTAGCTGGTATGGAAGGTATTCTAGATGAATTCCATTTCCATCAACCAGTTGTTGCCTGCGCATTAATCGGCTTAGTTACCGGACAATTAGTCCCATGTATTATTTTAGGTGGTAGTCTTCAAATGATCGCCTTGGGTTGGTCAAACGTTGGTGCCGCTGTTGCGCCTGATGCAGCATTAGCTTCGATCGCATCTGCAATTATTTTGGTACTTGGTGGTCAAGGCCGTGCCGGAGTTTCATCAGCGATTGCGATTGCTGTTCCTTTAGCCGTTGCCGGTTTATTACTTACTATTCTTGCACGTACTTTAGCAACTTTGATTGTACATGTTATGGACCGTGCTGCTGAAGAAGGTAGCTTTGCTAAAATTGACATGTGGCAAATGATTGCCATTGCGATGCAAGGGTTACGGATCGCTATTCCAGCTGCATTAATTCTTGCTGTTGGTGCTGGTCCTGTTAAATCAATGTTGAACGCAATGCCTGCTTGGTTGACTGATGGTTTGTCAATCGGTGGTGGGATGGTTGTTGCCGTTGGGTATGCCATGGTTATTAACATGATGGCTACTCGTGAAGTATGGCCATTCTTCGTTTTAGGTTTCATCCTAGCTGCAATTTCTGAATTGACGTTGATTGCCTTAGGTGGTATTGGTGTTGCGATGGCCCTTATCTACTTGAACCTTTCTAAAATGGGTGGTTCTGGTAATGGTGGCGGATCCGGTACTGGTGACCCTGTTGGCGACATTATCGATAAGTATTAG
- a CDS encoding PTS system mannose/fructose/sorbose family transporter subunit IID translates to MADQIKLSKSDRIHVWWRSTFLQGSWNYERMQNGGWAYSLIPALKKLYTTKEDRAAALKRHMEFFNTHPYVASPIIGVTMALEEERSNGAPIDDVTIQGVKVGMMGPLAGVGDPVFWFTAKPIIGALAASLAIGGSVMGPILYFVVWNIIRMAFMWYTQELGYKAGSAITDDLSGGILQDITKGASILGMFILPALIERWVTVDFSPVKVSTIKQASGAYIDWNKLPAGAKGVKEALTQQASGMSLDKYKVTTLQDNLNQLIPGLAALLITFLCMWLLKKKVSPIIIIFGLFAFGVIMHVLGVM, encoded by the coding sequence ATGGCTGATCAAATTAAATTAAGCAAAAGTGATCGTATTCATGTTTGGTGGCGTTCGACGTTCCTCCAAGGTTCTTGGAACTATGAACGGATGCAAAACGGTGGTTGGGCTTATTCATTAATCCCAGCTTTGAAAAAATTATATACGACTAAAGAAGACCGTGCCGCTGCTTTAAAGCGTCATATGGAATTCTTTAATACTCATCCTTACGTGGCTTCACCAATTATTGGTGTTACCATGGCACTTGAAGAAGAACGTTCTAATGGGGCTCCCATTGATGACGTTACGATTCAAGGGGTTAAAGTTGGGATGATGGGACCATTGGCCGGTGTTGGTGACCCAGTTTTCTGGTTCACGGCTAAGCCAATCATTGGTGCCTTAGCTGCTTCCTTAGCAATTGGTGGTAGCGTGATGGGTCCTATCTTGTACTTCGTTGTTTGGAATATTATTCGGATGGCCTTCATGTGGTATACACAAGAACTTGGTTACAAAGCCGGTTCTGCGATTACTGATGATTTATCTGGTGGTATTTTACAAGATATTACTAAGGGTGCTTCAATCTTAGGGATGTTCATCTTGCCAGCCTTAATTGAACGGTGGGTCACAGTTGACTTCAGTCCAGTTAAAGTTTCAACAATCAAACAAGCTAGTGGTGCTTACATCGACTGGAACAAATTGCCAGCTGGTGCCAAGGGTGTCAAAGAAGCCTTGACTCAACAAGCTTCTGGGATGTCATTGGACAAATACAAGGTTACGACCTTGCAAGATAACTTGAATCAATTGATTCCAGGTTTAGCTGCGCTTTTGATTACCTTCCTCTGCATGTGGTTATTGAAGAAGAAAGTTTCTCCAATCATTATCATCTTCGGCCTCTTCGCCTTTGGTGTTATCATGCATGTTCTTGGTGTAATGTAA
- a CDS encoding DUF956 family protein, producing the protein MVQSLNTKVDMVVDGNSHLGLTDYGKIMIGDHGFEFYDNRNAKNYIQIPWDEVDRVIVSVMFKGRWIPRYGFRTKKNGTYTFSSKTPRKVLRAVRKHVEPDHIVRSLSFFDVMKRVITGRNRNKYLK; encoded by the coding sequence ATGGTTCAATCGCTTAATACAAAGGTTGATATGGTTGTTGACGGTAATTCGCATTTAGGCTTGACCGATTATGGAAAAATTATGATTGGTGATCATGGTTTTGAATTTTATGATAATCGTAATGCCAAAAATTATATTCAGATTCCTTGGGATGAGGTCGATCGGGTGATTGTGTCGGTCATGTTTAAGGGCCGCTGGATTCCACGTTATGGTTTTCGAACTAAGAAGAACGGGACTTATACGTTTTCTTCGAAAACGCCGCGGAAGGTCTTGCGAGCGGTTCGTAAACATGTTGAACCAGACCATATCGTGCGTTCGTTGTCATTTTTCGATGTTATGAAACGGGTTATTACCGGTAGAAATCGTAATAAGTATTTGAAGTAA
- a CDS encoding sigma-54-dependent transcriptional regulator, producing the protein MTRKARIYEYVCEYGDTDGVTTEMVANALALARSNVSKELNTLVREGDLYKLSGRPVRYAVSAVTATTAASTVTTPAPPVGTTATATQVRPPAAPTTKAVRPADVFASMIGAHASLENQVEQAKAAILYPPRGLNTLVIGPTGSGKTYFANVMYQFAETQHVLTNPQGLITFNCADYAHNPELLMSHLFGYVKGAFTGANEDKDGLIQEADGGMLFLDEVHRLPPEGQEMIFYFMDHGTYSRLGETAKDHHANVRLVCATTEDPESALLQTFVRRIPITIQLPAFNHRSAAERLDLLKALLSLEANRINKQIRLTEDVVQALLGSVTFGNVGQLKSNIQLVCAQGFVNSIENDTEIEITMDDLPQNIRNGLMTVASNRHELGAISELLDPYLIVKPNDGPMPIRNKNDNYELPYNLYEIIGDKASLLRREGLDKEHINRFITTDINLHLKSFYKQTQMNIAPENKLAEIVDQDVIDFTKMAQTTIQEMLGYNFKDNFIYAVSLHISSFIKRIQAGKPMRQMSQEMLAMVKEYPAEIKAAQVLKQSLDDHYHLPIPQSEVYYLAILLISLKSMQLNGKVGVLVAAHGMSTASSMAQVVGQLLDDYDVGAFDMPLDMDPSVAYEHVRTQVQGLDAGNGVLMLVDMGSLATFGKRIQADTDIEIRTIDMVTTPVVLEAVRKASLIDSNLDTIYHELVGFKGYSRISRNLPVAPVTPTVDAPVTTSDQRAIIAICATGVGTAERIKTILDSLLAQNFVEGITVFPISVVNMQARLTQISQTYQIIAATGITKPDLDVPFISLEELLQGGGEKFIDQLTTGLDAPQTKLTDARALTPALCEQYLGDYFTFLNPHKLTPILWAYSELINQNLVVPMTNAFRIDLIMHLAGALERTAIKDAITAPAEELPRITASKWYPVVQQADQQLTDQLQLTFSAAENYYIVQLLENHQAELIH; encoded by the coding sequence TTGACCAGAAAAGCACGAATTTATGAGTATGTTTGTGAGTATGGGGATACTGATGGCGTGACGACTGAAATGGTAGCTAATGCGTTGGCACTAGCGCGGTCGAATGTCAGCAAAGAATTGAATACATTAGTACGTGAAGGCGACCTATATAAGTTGTCCGGGCGGCCGGTACGCTATGCAGTAAGTGCGGTAACTGCGACAACTGCGGCTTCAACTGTGACTACGCCAGCACCGCCAGTTGGGACGACGGCGACAGCGACGCAAGTGCGACCACCGGCAGCGCCGACGACCAAGGCGGTTCGACCAGCCGATGTTTTTGCTAGCATGATTGGTGCGCATGCCAGCTTGGAGAATCAAGTTGAACAGGCTAAAGCGGCCATTTTATATCCACCACGGGGGCTGAATACACTAGTGATTGGGCCAACCGGGTCCGGGAAAACGTATTTTGCCAATGTGATGTATCAGTTTGCTGAAACGCAACACGTGCTGACGAATCCGCAAGGGTTGATTACGTTTAACTGTGCCGATTATGCGCATAATCCAGAATTATTAATGTCGCATTTGTTTGGTTATGTCAAGGGCGCCTTTACAGGAGCAAATGAAGACAAGGATGGCTTAATTCAAGAGGCGGATGGCGGCATGCTCTTCTTGGATGAAGTCCATCGGTTACCTCCAGAAGGGCAAGAAATGATCTTTTACTTTATGGATCATGGGACGTATTCACGTCTGGGGGAAACGGCAAAAGATCATCATGCCAACGTGCGCCTCGTCTGTGCGACAACGGAAGACCCCGAGAGTGCCCTACTGCAGACCTTTGTGCGGCGGATTCCAATTACGATTCAGTTGCCAGCATTTAATCATCGTTCAGCGGCGGAACGGCTTGATTTATTAAAAGCCTTATTATCACTGGAAGCTAACCGCATTAATAAACAGATTCGGTTAACGGAGGATGTGGTGCAGGCGTTACTAGGATCAGTTACTTTTGGGAATGTTGGTCAATTGAAATCCAATATTCAGCTGGTGTGTGCCCAAGGTTTTGTTAATAGTATTGAAAACGATACTGAAATTGAAATTACGATGGATGACCTGCCACAAAATATTCGGAATGGCTTAATGACGGTCGCATCTAATCGGCATGAACTCGGCGCAATTTCAGAATTGCTGGATCCCTATTTGATTGTTAAACCAAACGATGGTCCAATGCCCATTCGCAATAAGAATGATAATTATGAATTACCTTATAATTTATATGAAATCATTGGCGATAAAGCCTCATTGCTACGGCGTGAAGGCCTCGATAAGGAACATATTAATCGGTTTATTACGACTGATATTAATTTACATTTAAAATCATTTTATAAACAAACCCAGATGAATATTGCCCCTGAAAATAAGTTAGCCGAAATTGTCGATCAAGATGTGATTGATTTTACCAAAATGGCGCAAACGACGATTCAAGAAATGTTAGGCTATAATTTTAAAGATAATTTTATTTATGCGGTGAGTTTGCATATTAGTTCATTCATCAAACGGATTCAAGCGGGTAAGCCGATGCGGCAGATGAGTCAAGAGATGTTGGCAATGGTCAAAGAATATCCAGCCGAAATCAAAGCTGCGCAAGTGCTGAAACAAAGTTTGGATGATCATTATCATTTGCCGATTCCCCAATCAGAAGTGTATTACTTAGCTATTTTACTTATTTCGCTAAAATCCATGCAACTAAACGGTAAGGTCGGCGTTTTGGTGGCTGCGCATGGGATGAGTACGGCGTCCTCAATGGCGCAAGTCGTTGGTCAACTGTTAGATGATTATGATGTCGGTGCCTTTGATATGCCGCTAGATATGGACCCAAGCGTTGCCTATGAACATGTTAGGACCCAAGTACAAGGACTGGATGCCGGTAATGGCGTCCTCATGTTGGTTGATATGGGGTCACTGGCAACTTTTGGCAAGCGCATCCAGGCGGATACCGACATTGAAATCCGGACGATTGATATGGTGACGACGCCGGTTGTTTTAGAAGCTGTGCGGAAGGCGAGTCTGATTGACAGCAATTTAGATACGATTTATCACGAATTGGTTGGGTTTAAAGGTTATTCACGAATTTCACGGAACTTACCAGTCGCACCAGTTACACCAACCGTTGACGCACCGGTTACAACGAGTGATCAACGGGCGATCATTGCGATTTGTGCGACCGGAGTGGGTACTGCTGAACGGATTAAGACCATTTTAGATAGTCTATTGGCCCAAAATTTTGTTGAGGGAATTACGGTATTCCCCATCTCAGTGGTCAATATGCAAGCACGGCTCACTCAAATTAGTCAGACGTATCAAATTATTGCGGCGACTGGGATTACCAAGCCAGACTTAGATGTGCCGTTTATTTCGTTGGAAGAATTATTACAAGGTGGGGGCGAGAAGTTTATCGACCAGTTAACGACCGGCCTTGATGCGCCGCAAACAAAATTAACCGATGCACGGGCCTTAACGCCAGCCTTATGTGAACAGTATTTGGGTGATTACTTTACTTTTTTGAATCCGCATAAGTTAACGCCTATTTTATGGGCTTACAGTGAGCTGATTAATCAAAATTTAGTGGTGCCAATGACCAATGCTTTTCGCATTGATTTGATCATGCATTTAGCTGGGGCACTAGAACGAACAGCCATTAAAGACGCAATCACGGCACCAGCAGAGGAATTACCAAGGATTACTGCTTCAAAATGGTATCCAGTTGTGCAACAAGCGGATCAACAGTTAACAGATCAACTCCAATTGACTTTTTCAGCCGCAGAAAATTATTATATCGTGCAACTGTTAGAAAATCATCAAGCCGAGTTGATACACTAA
- a CDS encoding PTS sugar transporter subunit IIA, with protein sequence MLAFVVVSHGEFAEGVVKSSYMIFGQQEKVQTVTFQLDEGPEDLAKKLDAAIATFDATDQVLFLVDLWGGSPFNAASQIVAEHTDRMGLVTGLNLPMLIEGYTVRDKPLDAVIAHLEETGKIGIKHLTLLQDDGEAEQS encoded by the coding sequence ATGCTAGCATTTGTTGTTGTCAGTCACGGTGAATTTGCCGAAGGGGTCGTGAAATCATCATATATGATTTTCGGCCAACAAGAAAAAGTTCAAACCGTCACTTTTCAGTTGGATGAAGGTCCAGAAGACTTAGCTAAAAAACTAGATGCGGCGATTGCCACATTCGATGCGACGGACCAAGTGTTGTTCTTAGTTGATTTGTGGGGGGGCTCACCTTTCAATGCGGCGAGCCAAATTGTGGCCGAACACACTGACCGCATGGGACTTGTCACTGGGTTGAATTTACCGATGTTAATTGAAGGCTATACAGTACGGGATAAGCCGCTAGATGCAGTCATTGCTCATTTAGAAGAGACCGGCAAGATTGGCATTAAACATTTAACGTTGCTCCAAGATGACGGCGAAGCTGAGCAGTCATGA